In the Acropora muricata isolate sample 2 chromosome 1, ASM3666990v1, whole genome shotgun sequence genome, one interval contains:
- the LOC136912919 gene encoding centrobin-like isoform X2 encodes MDFSSSTSSVPYESTVAHTMSVADHINSQRTFLFNPVTPDVSPPKQITEGGLTMKSKDISQVLEYSNVTNADIEEMEEVRGHLHMMLQNCKGLSDNREFDHTTSATTDCETQENYGDKESVISVDTTALLHRLLPNTSPLSEVQFQTGDQSGRQMVSFADDRKLKGSQSSKVVTTDKSLLSENSLLKEQVERERFRRKHCEQQIQELHGKLLENQQQLAVAVSADRKKDAMIEQLDKTLAKVVDGWKKHEGEKVTIINQLKVERENAEQSQLRQREMLLQFEKELAQAVEALTKEQQKATQAENEKQTQLKQQMEERTKLLECLSNEKETVALMEKEKEGLRNELEEMKNKFDEVDEALKEQTNFVEELEARIANLTTENEMALLQEKEKLNQEIQNGKDCQAVLASVQKDIQRLEMEQDTSNREKESLKMELGLMEAKHEANRTKEETEKQAELEREMSKRLEEMHSQMSKTESEMRESHRKQLQEMSVKHKEDLQHQLAKFHDELKKKEVKLKTTSDDYEERIRGYQEKLASLAINTRQSMEKERQALSLRLEQMMQSHCNEALNLLKSSAAKFPDSLPGMQQFTGSYIQDPFKTRIDPSLKWQKDNELQTDKMPFTAAKIHPSFWQQQQQQQHPKLADKALSIVLPPSKPQHNTTPDNSHTDSGVSSLTSYLSINSDAEKHGFLSHDQSNTEFYPLHTYVESNSPEAKEDTKLNDVTLMEQTLEPESTLLSVFPHEVCGERQISSGVSQDISEKLEEQESRQAELNHYVKMLLQRSPGDEHFEEKDQFQNGLILISSSKDEKDSHTSSGVISPIQSDPQNDQYDMGSSLHHTVTVSSTNPGTYQDGKHNMHATQAAFTKTTVLPGMLNMPSQARGHIPSQIPYSRETQVPPHTPPRRERDSDNHPPPQGTLTPQQVGQLSRMLGMFSEPGQPQFTAEQLYSYLRGVQDRSGSASTEHTLGAHPPVNKMRHNTQEQHMSGPGHKTRKESPPQASHKQQTGADSKTRRNLDCNMLRKQAQVPQTQGPSVNGRPISRPGGQDTTQTEQPSHLKSHRQQARQLASNFGPPMRYPGGPPVIQEAGTHKPSSKVGTQSKETKKIPLAGKHAKPNAWR; translated from the exons ATGGATTTTAGTTCCTCCACTTCATCTGTTCCTTACGAGTCAACCGTGGCACACACCATGTCAGTGGCTGATCATATCAACTCTCAGCGCACATTTTTATTCAACCCAGTTACCCCTGATGTTTCACCTCCAAAGCAGATCACAGAGGGTGGATTGACTATGAAAAGCAAAGACATATCG CAAGTATTGGAATACAGCAATGTGACCAATGCCGATATTGAAGAAATGGAAGAAGTCAGAGGGCACTTGCATATGATGCTACAGAACTGCAAAGGACTCTCTGATAACAGAGAATTCGACCATACAACAAGTGCAACCACAG ATTGTGAAACTCAGGAGAATTATGGAGACAAAGAATCTGTTATAAGCGTGGATACAACAGCTTTGCTTCACAGACTTCTGCCAAACACCTCACCACTCTCAGAAGTACAG TTTCAGACAGGGGATCAGTCTGGTAGACAAATGGTTTCATTTGCTGATGACAGAAAACTCAAAGGGTCCCAAAGTAGCAAAGTTGTTACTACTGATAAAAGTCTTTTGTCAGAGAATTCTTTGCTGAAGGAGCAAGTTGAAAGGGAGAGATTCAGAAGGAAG CATTGTGAACAGCAGATTCAAGAGTTACATGGAAAA TTGTTAGAGAACCAGCAGCAGTTAGCAGTTGCTGTATCTGCAGACAGAAAAAAAGATGCAATGATTGAACAGCTTGACAAG ACTCTGGCCAAGGTTGTGGATGGCTGGAAAAAACATGAAGGAGAAAAAGTAACCATCATAAATCAGCTAAAAGTAGAAAGAGAAAATGCAGAACAGTCACAGCTACGCCAGCGGGAG ATGCTGTTGCAGTTTGAGAAGGAGTTAGCTCAAGCTGTGGAAGCTTTAACTAAAGAGCAGCAAAAAGCTACCCAAGCTGAAAACGAAAAGCAAACTCAG CTTAAGCAACAGATGGAGGAAAGGACGAAGTTGTTGGAATGCCTTTCAAATGAAAAGGAGACTGTTGCTCTCATGGAAAAGGAGAAAGAGGGCTTGAGGAATGAGTTggaggaaatgaaaaataaatttgatgAAGTTGATGAAGCCCTGAAGGAA CAAACAAATTTTGTTGAAGAACTTGAAGCAAGAATTGCAAACCTCACAACTGAGAATGAGATGGCACTGCTACAAGAGAAG GAAAAGTTGAACCAAGAAATTCAGAATGGAAAG gaTTGCCAAGCTGTTCTTGCATCAGTTCAGAAAGACATTCAAAGACTTGAAATGGAGCAGGATACCAGCAACAGGGAAAAG GAGAGCTTAAAAATGGAACTTGGCTTGATGGAAGCTAAACATGAAGCCAATAGGACAAAAGAGGAGACTGAAAAACAAGCTGAACTGGAGAGAGAG ATGAGCAAACGGTTGGAGGAAATGCATAGTCAGATGTCAAAAACTGAATCAGAGATGAGAGAGTCCCACAGAAAACAG TTACAAGAGATGAGTGTGAAACACAAAGAGGATCTTCAACATCAACTTGCTAAATTTCATGATgagttgaagaaaaaagaagttAAACTTAAAACCACATCAGATGATTATGAAGAGAG GATCCGTGGCTATCAAGAAAAACTGGCCTCTCTTGCCATTAATACAAGGCAGTCCATGGAAAAAGAAAG gCAAGCACTTTCACTTCGTCTGGAGCAGATGATGCAGTCACATTGCAATGAAGCTCTGAACCTGTTGAAATCAAGTGCTGCTAAATTCCCAGACTCGTTACCTGGAATGCAGCAG TTTACTGGTAGTTATATCCAAGATCCTTTCAAGACACGTATAGATCCATCTTTGAAATGGCAGAAGGACAATGAACTTCAAACTGATAAAATGCCATTTACTGCTGCAAAAATTCATCCATCCTTctggcaacaacaacaacaacaacaacatccaAAATTAGCAGATAAGGCCTTGTCTATTGTTTTGCCTCCATCCAAACCACAGCACAACACAACACCTGATAACTCACACACTGACAGTGGCGTGTCATCATTAACAAGTTATCTCAGCATAAACAGTGATGCAGAGAAACATGGCTTCTTGTCACATGATCAGTCAAACACGGAGTTTTATCCCCTTCATACCTATGTTGAAAGTAATTCACCCGAG GCAAAGGAGGACACAAAATTAAATGACGTCACTCTTATGGAACAGACACTTGAACCTGAAAGCACATTACTTTCAGTATTTCCACATGAAGTCTGCGGTGAAAG GCAGATTTCATCTGGGGTATCACAAGATATCTCTGAAAAATTGGAGGAACAAGAATCTCGCCAAGCAGAGTTGAATCACTATGTCAAAATG CTCTTGCAAAGATCCCCTGGAGATGAACATTTCGAG GAAAAGGATCAGTTTCAAAATGGCTTGATACTGATTTCTTcatcaaaagatgaaaaag ACAGTCACACATCCTCAGGAGTGATATCACCTATTCAATCAGATCCTCAGAATGACCAATATGACATGGGTTCGTCACTTCACCATACAGTTACTGTATCATCTACAAATCCTGGCACCTACCAG gaTGGCAAACATAACATGCATGCAACACAAGCAGCTTTCACAAAGACAACAGTGTTACCTGGAATGTTAAACATGCCATCACAAGCCAGGGGACAT ATTCCATCACAAATTCCATACTCCAGAGAAACTCAAGTTCCACCTCACACTCCACCCAGGAGAGAAAGGGACAGTGACAATCACCCCCCTCCTCAAGGGACATTGACTCCTCAGCAGGTGGGTCAGCTGTCCCGCATGCTTGGTATGTTCTCAGAGCCTGGCCAGCCACAGTTTACAGCTGAACAACTGTACTCTTACCTCCGAGGAGTACAAGACAG GTCAGGGTCAGCTTCTACTGAGCATACTTTGGGAGCCCATCCCCCTGTAAATAAGATGAGGCACAATACACAGGAGCAGCATATGTCAGGGCCTGGACACAAGACAAGAAAAGAGTCACCACCCCAGGCTTCCCACAAGCAACAAACAGGAGCAGATAGTAAAACCAGGAGAAATTTGGACTGTAACATGCTAAGAAAACAG GCTCAAGTCCCTCAAACCCAGGGTCCTTCAGTTAATGGTCGCCCAATATCTAGACCGGGAGGCCAGGACACAACACAAACAGAGCAACCAAGCCATTTGAAATCTCACAGACAGCAGGCCAGACAACTGGCTAGCAACTTTGGGCCTCCAATGAGGTATCCAGGGGGTCCCCCAGTGATTCAAGAGGCAGGCACCCACAAACCTTCTTCAAAAGTAGGAACACAGAGCAAAGAAACCAAGAAGATTCCTCTTGCTGGAAAACATGCAAAACCCAATGCATGGAGATAG
- the LOC136912919 gene encoding centrobin-like isoform X1 gives MDFSSSTSSVPYESTVAHTMSVADHINSQRTFLFNPVTPDVSPPKQITEGGLTMKSKDISQVLEYSNVTNADIEEMEEVRGHLHMMLQNCKGLSDNREFDHTTSATTDCETQENYGDKESVISVDTTALLHRLLPNTSPLSEVQFQTGDQSGRQMVSFADDRKLKGSQSSKVVTTDKSLLSENSLLKEQVERERFRRKHCEQQIQELHGKLLENQQQLAVAVSADRKKDAMIEQLDKTLAKVVDGWKKHEGEKVTIINQLKVERENAEQSQLRQREMLLQFEKELAQAVEALTKEQQKATQAENEKQTQLKQQMEERTKLLECLSNEKETVALMEKEKEGLRNELEEMKNKFDEVDEALKEQTNFVEELEARIANLTTENEMALLQEKEKLNQEIQNGKDCQAVLASVQKDIQRLEMEQDTSNREKESLKMELGLMEAKHEANRTKEETEKQAELEREMSKRLEEMHSQMSKTESEMRESHRKQLQEMSVKHKEDLQHQLAKFHDELKKKEVKLKTTSDDYEERIRGYQEKLASLAINTRQSMEKERQALSLRLEQMMQSHCNEALNLLKSSAAKFPDSLPGMQQFTGSYIQDPFKTRIDPSLKWQKDNELQTDKMPFTAAKIHPSFWQQQQQQQHPKLADKALSIVLPPSKPQHNTTPDNSHTDSGVSSLTSYLSINSDAEKHGFLSHDQSNTEFYPLHTYVESNSPEAKEDTKLNDVTLMEQTLEPESTLLSVFPHEVCGERQISSGVSQDISEKLEEQESRQAELNHYVKMLLQRSPGDEHFEEKDQFQNGLILISSSKDEKADSHTSSGVISPIQSDPQNDQYDMGSSLHHTVTVSSTNPGTYQDGKHNMHATQAAFTKTTVLPGMLNMPSQARGHIPSQIPYSRETQVPPHTPPRRERDSDNHPPPQGTLTPQQVGQLSRMLGMFSEPGQPQFTAEQLYSYLRGVQDRSGSASTEHTLGAHPPVNKMRHNTQEQHMSGPGHKTRKESPPQASHKQQTGADSKTRRNLDCNMLRKQAQVPQTQGPSVNGRPISRPGGQDTTQTEQPSHLKSHRQQARQLASNFGPPMRYPGGPPVIQEAGTHKPSSKVGTQSKETKKIPLAGKHAKPNAWR, from the exons ATGGATTTTAGTTCCTCCACTTCATCTGTTCCTTACGAGTCAACCGTGGCACACACCATGTCAGTGGCTGATCATATCAACTCTCAGCGCACATTTTTATTCAACCCAGTTACCCCTGATGTTTCACCTCCAAAGCAGATCACAGAGGGTGGATTGACTATGAAAAGCAAAGACATATCG CAAGTATTGGAATACAGCAATGTGACCAATGCCGATATTGAAGAAATGGAAGAAGTCAGAGGGCACTTGCATATGATGCTACAGAACTGCAAAGGACTCTCTGATAACAGAGAATTCGACCATACAACAAGTGCAACCACAG ATTGTGAAACTCAGGAGAATTATGGAGACAAAGAATCTGTTATAAGCGTGGATACAACAGCTTTGCTTCACAGACTTCTGCCAAACACCTCACCACTCTCAGAAGTACAG TTTCAGACAGGGGATCAGTCTGGTAGACAAATGGTTTCATTTGCTGATGACAGAAAACTCAAAGGGTCCCAAAGTAGCAAAGTTGTTACTACTGATAAAAGTCTTTTGTCAGAGAATTCTTTGCTGAAGGAGCAAGTTGAAAGGGAGAGATTCAGAAGGAAG CATTGTGAACAGCAGATTCAAGAGTTACATGGAAAA TTGTTAGAGAACCAGCAGCAGTTAGCAGTTGCTGTATCTGCAGACAGAAAAAAAGATGCAATGATTGAACAGCTTGACAAG ACTCTGGCCAAGGTTGTGGATGGCTGGAAAAAACATGAAGGAGAAAAAGTAACCATCATAAATCAGCTAAAAGTAGAAAGAGAAAATGCAGAACAGTCACAGCTACGCCAGCGGGAG ATGCTGTTGCAGTTTGAGAAGGAGTTAGCTCAAGCTGTGGAAGCTTTAACTAAAGAGCAGCAAAAAGCTACCCAAGCTGAAAACGAAAAGCAAACTCAG CTTAAGCAACAGATGGAGGAAAGGACGAAGTTGTTGGAATGCCTTTCAAATGAAAAGGAGACTGTTGCTCTCATGGAAAAGGAGAAAGAGGGCTTGAGGAATGAGTTggaggaaatgaaaaataaatttgatgAAGTTGATGAAGCCCTGAAGGAA CAAACAAATTTTGTTGAAGAACTTGAAGCAAGAATTGCAAACCTCACAACTGAGAATGAGATGGCACTGCTACAAGAGAAG GAAAAGTTGAACCAAGAAATTCAGAATGGAAAG gaTTGCCAAGCTGTTCTTGCATCAGTTCAGAAAGACATTCAAAGACTTGAAATGGAGCAGGATACCAGCAACAGGGAAAAG GAGAGCTTAAAAATGGAACTTGGCTTGATGGAAGCTAAACATGAAGCCAATAGGACAAAAGAGGAGACTGAAAAACAAGCTGAACTGGAGAGAGAG ATGAGCAAACGGTTGGAGGAAATGCATAGTCAGATGTCAAAAACTGAATCAGAGATGAGAGAGTCCCACAGAAAACAG TTACAAGAGATGAGTGTGAAACACAAAGAGGATCTTCAACATCAACTTGCTAAATTTCATGATgagttgaagaaaaaagaagttAAACTTAAAACCACATCAGATGATTATGAAGAGAG GATCCGTGGCTATCAAGAAAAACTGGCCTCTCTTGCCATTAATACAAGGCAGTCCATGGAAAAAGAAAG gCAAGCACTTTCACTTCGTCTGGAGCAGATGATGCAGTCACATTGCAATGAAGCTCTGAACCTGTTGAAATCAAGTGCTGCTAAATTCCCAGACTCGTTACCTGGAATGCAGCAG TTTACTGGTAGTTATATCCAAGATCCTTTCAAGACACGTATAGATCCATCTTTGAAATGGCAGAAGGACAATGAACTTCAAACTGATAAAATGCCATTTACTGCTGCAAAAATTCATCCATCCTTctggcaacaacaacaacaacaacaacatccaAAATTAGCAGATAAGGCCTTGTCTATTGTTTTGCCTCCATCCAAACCACAGCACAACACAACACCTGATAACTCACACACTGACAGTGGCGTGTCATCATTAACAAGTTATCTCAGCATAAACAGTGATGCAGAGAAACATGGCTTCTTGTCACATGATCAGTCAAACACGGAGTTTTATCCCCTTCATACCTATGTTGAAAGTAATTCACCCGAG GCAAAGGAGGACACAAAATTAAATGACGTCACTCTTATGGAACAGACACTTGAACCTGAAAGCACATTACTTTCAGTATTTCCACATGAAGTCTGCGGTGAAAG GCAGATTTCATCTGGGGTATCACAAGATATCTCTGAAAAATTGGAGGAACAAGAATCTCGCCAAGCAGAGTTGAATCACTATGTCAAAATG CTCTTGCAAAGATCCCCTGGAGATGAACATTTCGAG GAAAAGGATCAGTTTCAAAATGGCTTGATACTGATTTCTTcatcaaaagatgaaaaag caGACAGTCACACATCCTCAGGAGTGATATCACCTATTCAATCAGATCCTCAGAATGACCAATATGACATGGGTTCGTCACTTCACCATACAGTTACTGTATCATCTACAAATCCTGGCACCTACCAG gaTGGCAAACATAACATGCATGCAACACAAGCAGCTTTCACAAAGACAACAGTGTTACCTGGAATGTTAAACATGCCATCACAAGCCAGGGGACAT ATTCCATCACAAATTCCATACTCCAGAGAAACTCAAGTTCCACCTCACACTCCACCCAGGAGAGAAAGGGACAGTGACAATCACCCCCCTCCTCAAGGGACATTGACTCCTCAGCAGGTGGGTCAGCTGTCCCGCATGCTTGGTATGTTCTCAGAGCCTGGCCAGCCACAGTTTACAGCTGAACAACTGTACTCTTACCTCCGAGGAGTACAAGACAG GTCAGGGTCAGCTTCTACTGAGCATACTTTGGGAGCCCATCCCCCTGTAAATAAGATGAGGCACAATACACAGGAGCAGCATATGTCAGGGCCTGGACACAAGACAAGAAAAGAGTCACCACCCCAGGCTTCCCACAAGCAACAAACAGGAGCAGATAGTAAAACCAGGAGAAATTTGGACTGTAACATGCTAAGAAAACAG GCTCAAGTCCCTCAAACCCAGGGTCCTTCAGTTAATGGTCGCCCAATATCTAGACCGGGAGGCCAGGACACAACACAAACAGAGCAACCAAGCCATTTGAAATCTCACAGACAGCAGGCCAGACAACTGGCTAGCAACTTTGGGCCTCCAATGAGGTATCCAGGGGGTCCCCCAGTGATTCAAGAGGCAGGCACCCACAAACCTTCTTCAAAAGTAGGAACACAGAGCAAAGAAACCAAGAAGATTCCTCTTGCTGGAAAACATGCAAAACCCAATGCATGGAGATAG